From Erigeron canadensis isolate Cc75 chromosome 8, C_canadensis_v1, whole genome shotgun sequence, one genomic window encodes:
- the LOC122578372 gene encoding importin-9, which translates to MVNMMDQDQQWLINSLSATLDTNQQARSFAEASLNQASLQPGFGSALSKIAANRGLPLGSRQLAAVLLKQFVKKHWQEDEDGFEHPVVSVEEKAVIRGLLLLSLDDPHRKICTAISMAVASVAHHDWPDEWPDLFPFLMKLINDQSNTNAVNGALRCLALVCADLDDKLVPRIIPVLFPCLHAIVSSPQIYDKPLRTKALSIVHSCISMLGVMSGVYKTETSALMLPLVKTWMVEFSSILKNPVQSEDPEDWSIRMEALKCLSQFVQNFPSLAESQFMEILVPLWQTFVSSLGVYERSSIEGLEDAYEGRYDSDGSETSLESFIIQLFEFLLTITGSKKFVKAFGSSIKDLVYYSIAFMQTTEQQVHAWSLDANQYVADEDENTYSCRVSGSLLLEEIVISCENEGVYAILNAAKQRIDESQQEKAKGSADWWRMKEATLFALSSVSEQLLESEVSGPSGVNIGNLLEQTLTEDMAAGVHEFPFLFARMFSTIAKFSSVINHFVIDHLLYAAIQAIGMDVPAPVKVGACNALSQLLPDTNRAIPQPHILALFSSLTELLKQASDETMHLVLETLQAAVKAGHEAALSIEPVISPIILNMWAMHVSDPFISIDALEVLEAIKNAPGCVHPLVSRVLPYLRPILDKPQQQPDGLVAGSLDLLTMLLKNAPIDVVKAVYEVCFDPVVRTVLQSDDHGEMQNATQCLAALVSGGKQEMLAWSGDPGFTMRCLLDVASRLLDPDLESSGSLFVGNYILQLILHLSSQMAQHIRDLVVALVRRMQSCQIAGLRSSLLLIFARLVHMSAPHVEQFINLLITIPTEGHTNALHYVMSEWTKQQGEIQGAYQIKVTTTALALLLSTRHVEFGSINVQGHLMKSSAGITTRSKAKVTPDQWTSISLPAKILSILADVLLEIQEQTLEDDNQDSDWEEVEAGDAEIEQDLLYSAGATSYSRPSHGYLDAMAKAFNEDEDDGYDDDLLSAADPLNEINLASDISTFIREFSQGDQPLFNHLSQSLTQAQKKAVQMVLSR; encoded by the exons atggtaaatatgATGGATCAAGATCAACAATGGCTGATAAACTCACTGAGTGCTACTCTTGATACTAATCAACAAGCCAGATCTTTTGCTGAAGCTTCTTTAAACCAGGCTTCACTTCAACCtg GTTTTGGAAGTGCTTTATCAAAGATTGCTGCTAACAGGGGTCTTCCTTTAGGATCTCGCCAA TTAGCTGCGGTTCTACTAAAACagtttgttaagaaacactggCAGGAGGACGAGGATGGTTTTGAACATCCTGTTGTTTCAGTTGAGGAAAAG GCAGTTATACGTGGTCTTTTGTTGCTCTCACTGGACGACCCGCATAGAAAAATCTGCACAGCTATTAGTATGGCTGTAGCATCAGTTGCACACCATGATTGGCCAGATGAATGGCCTGACTTATTTCCGTTTTTGATGAAGTTAATTAATGATCAAAGTAATACAAACGCAG TGAATGGGGCTCTTAGATGTTTGGCTCTCGTCTGTGCGGATTTGGATGATAAACTGGTGCCTAGAATAATACCAGTATTGTTCCCTTGCTTGCATGCTATTGTTTCATCACCTCAG ATCTATGACAAACCATTGCGCACTAAGGCTCTTTCCATAGTTCATTCCTGTATATCTATGCTGGGGGTTATGAGTGGTGTGTACAAG ACAGAAACAAGTGCATTGATGTTACCGTTGGTCAAAACTTGGATGGTCGAGTTTTCTTCCATTCTAAAGAACCCAGTGCAATCTGAAGATCCAGAGGATTGGAGTATCAGAATGGAG GCTTTAAAGTGCTTGAGTCAATTTGTTCAGAACTTCCCAAGCCTGGCAGAAAGCCAGTTCATGG AGATTCTGGTACCATTATGGCAAACATTTGTGTCATCTCTTGGTGTATATGAACGATCATCAATTGAAGGACTCGAAGATGCATATGAAGGAAGATATGATTCTGATGGTTCAGAGACAAGCCTTGAGTCCTTCATCATCCAA TTGTTTGAGTTTCTGCTAACTATTACTGGTAGTAAAAAGTTTGTGAAG GCATTTGGAAGTAGTATCAAAGACTTGGTATACTATTCTATTGCTTTCATGCAAACTACTGAACAACAA GTCCACGCTTGGTCCCTGGATGCTAATCAGTATGTTGCTGATGAAGATGAAAATACTTATAGCTGCCGTGTTTCGG GCTCTCTTTTGTTGGAAGAGATTGTAATATCTTGTGAAAATGAGGGAGTTTATGCTATATTAAATGCTGCTAAACAAAGGATTGACGAGTCTCAGCAGGAGAAGGCCAAAGGCTCTGCTGATTGGTGGAGG ATGAAGGAGGCCACTCTGTTTGCTTTGTCTTCTGTGTCAGAACAATTGCTGGAATCCGAg GTTTCTGGCCCTTCTGGAGTCAATATTGGGAACCTTCTCGAGCAAACTTTGACAGAAGACATGGCAGCAG GTGTACATGAATTTCCTTTTCTCTTTGCTCGTATGTTTTCAACAATTGCTAAATTCTCATCTGTG ATTAACCATTTTGTTATTGATCATCTTCTCTATGCGGCTATCCAGGCAATAGGCATGGATGT acCCGCGCCTGTCAAGGTCGGCGCATGTAATGCACTCTCCCAACTTTTACCTGACACCAATAGAGCAATACCGCAGCCTCATATATTGGCCCTGTTTTCATCACTTACAGAACTCCTTAAGCAG GCATCTGATGAGACAATGCATCTTGTCCTTGAGACACTGCAAGCGGCTGTTAAGGCAG GCCATGAAGCTGCATTGTCCATAGAGCCTGTAATTTCTCCTATTATACTTAACATGTGGGCTATGCATGTTTCTGACCCTTTCATAAGCATTGATGCACTTGAGGTTCTCGAG GCAATAAAAAACGCTCCTGGGTGTGTTCATCCTCTTGTTTCACGTGTTTTGCCATACTTGAGGCCTATCCTCGACAAA CCGCAACAGCAGCCTGATGGTTTAGTTGCTGGTTCTTTGGATCTTCTGACGATGTTACTCAAG AACGCTCCTATTGATGTGGTAAAAGCAGTTTATGAAGTCTGTTTCGATCCAGTTGTGCGTACAGTTCTTCAGAGTGACGACCACGGTGAAATGCAG AATGCAACTCAATGCCTTGCTGCTCTTGTCTCTGGTGGAAAGCAAGAAATGCTCGCATGGAGTGGTGATCCTGGTTTTACCATGAGATGTCTGCTAGACGTAGcttcaag GCTTCTTGATCCAGATCTAGAGAGCTCGGGATCCCTTTTTGTTGGAAATTATATTTTGCAACTTATTCTACATTTATCCTCGCAAATGGCACAACATATTAGAGACCTTGTTGTTGCTCTTGTTAGGCGAATGCAGTCCTGCCAAATTGCTGGATTGCGAAGTTCATTACTGCTTATTTTTGCAAGACTG GTTCACATGAGTGCACCACATGTTGAACAATTTATAAACTTGCTCATCACTATCCCCACTGAAGGCCATACTAATGCCTTGCATTATGTTATGTCAGAATGGACTAAGCAGCAAG GAGAAATTCAAGGGGCCTACCAGATTAAAGTGACAACCACAGCTTTGGCATTACTATTATCGACCAGGCATGTCGAGTTTGGAAGCATCAATGTCCAAGGTCATTTAATGAAG tcCTCTGCAGGGATTACCACTCGTTCAAAAGCCAAAGTTACTCCTGATCAGTGGACATCGATTTCACTTCCTGCAAAG ATTCTTAGTATATTGGCAGATGTCTTGCTTGAGATTCAAGAACAAACTCTAGAAGATGACAATCAG GATAGTGATTGGGAAGAAGTTGAAGCAGGAGATGCCGAAATTGAGCAAGATTTGCTTTATTCAGCCGGCGCTACATCCTACAGCAGACCTTCACATGGTTATCTAGACGCCATGGCAAAAGCCTTTAATGAG GATGAAGATGATGGTTATGATGATGACCTACTAAGTGCTGCTGACCCACTCAACGAG ATTAACCTGGCAAGTGATATCTCCACCTTCATTCGTGAGTTCTCTCAGGGAGACCAACCTCTTTTTAACCATCTTAGCCAG AGTTTAACACAGGCTCAGAAAAAAGCTGTACAAATGGTCTTGAGCCGGTAA